Within the bacterium genome, the region TGATGAAATATATATTTGCCATTCTTCTGGCGATCCCCCTTTCTGTTTCTTCGCAAGATTTTTATTCAAAACAAAAATTGGATTCCATTACTTCCGCTATTGACGCTGTTTTCGCCGAACGCCTTTTTAAGGATTCAAAAGTCGGGTTCATTGCAAAATCGCTGCGCAGCGGCCAAATTCTGTATGAAAAAAATTCCGAAACTCTCCTGAGTTCCGCCTCCTGTATGAAATTAGTTACGACCGCAGCCGCACTCGATCGCTGGGGAAGCAACTATCAATTTCGAACCGGATTTTACACGGACGGTAATTTCTCAAAGGGCATCGTCGACAGCAATTTATACGTCAAAGGTTACGGCGATCCTTATTTCACTTCTGAAATACTTTTGCGAACGGTTTATCACCTGAAAGCCATGGGCCTCAGCGAGATTAAAGGCAATATTATTGCAGATGAGTCGTATCTTCAGGACACGCCTAACGCAGAAACAAATGACCGCGCCTATTCAGCATTCGGCAGCGCGCTGGGATTTAATTTTAATTCCGTTGCCATTTATGTTCAGCCCGGTCAAAAAATAGGAGATTCTGCGCTCGTTTTCACAGAACCGATTTCATCGCTTTTTCGCATCATCAATTACGCCAAAACAACGGATTCGTCCGAAAGTGTTGGTATAAGCAATTACTCCGTCTCGGCTAAGTACGACCATGAGAAAATAACTCTTTCCGTCTACGGATCCATCGGAATGGGACAACCGGAAACCGTGATATACAAACGTATCAATAACCCAGCAATGTATGTTGGAACGATCATCAAAGAAGCGTTTGAATTATACGGCATTCATGTTCGCGGCCGGGTGATCGCAGGGATCACACCGGAAAATGTCAAAACGATTGCCGACCCCCCTTCGTACGACCTGTCGTATATTATCGCGGGAATCAACAAATGGAGTAATAATTATGCCGCGACACAACTGCTGATGATCATGGGCGCGCAGGAGTTTGGCCCGCCCGGAACCGACGAAAAGGGCATTCGGGCGATGAAGCCGTTCTTAGAAAAAGTCGGCATTCGCCGGCAAGAAATTGCAATAGTTGATGGGTCCGGTTTGGACGTTGGAAATAAAATAACGCCGGCCGCACTGGTGCGTCTATTGGAATACATGCACCGTGATTTTAGTTCACCCGAATACCTATCCTCTTTCAGTATCGCAGGGGTGGACGGAACGGAAAGGAAACGATTCAATAAAAACGGCGGGCCTTCCAAGCGAAGCCGTTTAAAGATCGGATATCTGCATGGCTACAGCGGACTTGCGGGGTATATCGAGAACAAACAAGGCGACCGCATTGCATTTTGCCTTCTTACCAACGGATTTCCGAAGGGATATTATGAATCTGTAAAGTATCTCGAAGACAAGATCTGCACTATTTTATCCAACTACTAATGCCGTCCAAAAGTAAAACCGTCGGGAATCGCGGGGAATCTCTCGCTGAGGAATTTCTCCGAAAAAAGAATTACGAGATTTTA harbors:
- the dacB gene encoding D-alanyl-D-alanine carboxypeptidase/D-alanyl-D-alanine-endopeptidase; amino-acid sequence: MPEKIKKNALTKFATKKIRIRLLNWTSIRRLIREKLLMKYIFAILLAIPLSVSSQDFYSKQKLDSITSAIDAVFAERLFKDSKVGFIAKSLRSGQILYEKNSETLLSSASCMKLVTTAAALDRWGSNYQFRTGFYTDGNFSKGIVDSNLYVKGYGDPYFTSEILLRTVYHLKAMGLSEIKGNIIADESYLQDTPNAETNDRAYSAFGSALGFNFNSVAIYVQPGQKIGDSALVFTEPISSLFRIINYAKTTDSSESVGISNYSVSAKYDHEKITLSVYGSIGMGQPETVIYKRINNPAMYVGTIIKEAFELYGIHVRGRVIAGITPENVKTIADPPSYDLSYIIAGINKWSNNYAATQLLMIMGAQEFGPPGTDEKGIRAMKPFLEKVGIRRQEIAIVDGSGLDVGNKITPAALVRLLEYMHRDFSSPEYLSSFSIAGVDGTERKRFNKNGGPSKRSRLKIGYLHGYSGLAGYIENKQGDRIAFCLLTNGFPKGYYESVKYLEDKICTILSNY